The Clostridia bacterium DNA segment TGATGTACTCTATGGGCAGCTTTTTCCCGTATTCCTTAACGTAAAGACCCCCTTGGGCATTGACTTCCTTTACCCATATTTCCCAGGAAGGTCCTCCGGACACCGCCACACTCGAGGCCAGTGGTCCGGAGAGAGAGATCGCCTGTCCGATAACAATCTTTTCCTTAGCGGGTTGAGGCGCGGGCGCGGGCGCGGCCGCCTCCTGTTTGGCGCACCCCGTCGCCGAGAGCACCACGGCCCCTACCAGTAAAGCCACCACCAACCAAACCACCGATTGCCTTTTCTTCACCCCAGTTCCTCCCTTTCGGCAATCTGGTATTCTCCGTATTCTCCGCCTGCCGAAGCCATGACCCTCCTCTTCCTCAGATACGTACTGCCTTCTGGTCACCTCGCTTTTCGACCCGGGCCCCTTCGAGCCGGCCCTTCCAAACCGGCCCGGCACCCGAGCATACTCTCGCTTGCTGCCGTCCTCTTAACCTGGTCTCCGCTCCACCGGCTGCCGAGCGAAGTAGGGACGCACCCGCAGCGCCAGATCCTCGGGGGCTACTACGGTGATGGGCTCGCCGCACATCATCTTGAGAAAGTTGACGTCCGAAGTGTACAAGGATGGGTGGATATAAAACCGCGGCGCGAAGCGCAGGCGCGCTCCTTCCTCCCCTTCATACAGCAGGGCATTAAAGGAAACGAGGTTATTCTCCTGCATGAAGAGGAACAGTCGCAAAAGGCCCGCGGCCAGATCGTGCAACACGGCGTCTCCCAAGCTCAGGAGCCGTGCCTCGGGTCCGAGAAGGGCGATCACCTCGCCCAGGGCTCCCTGGGGCCGAAAGGCAACCAGCCATTCGGTCTCCCCGATCCGGCCGAGATAGCGCTCTCCGCGAGCTTTTTCCGCCTCCACCAAATCGGTCCAGTAGCTCCGCCCCTGCGCCCTCCGGTAGGCGGCCTCGGCTTCCCGTTCCGTCCGTACCGAGTTAGGGGGCACCGCCGAGCCAAAAACCTGCAGGTGGGGGTGAAGCTGGCTGGAACCGGCCGGGGGAAGGTAGTTCCAGGATACGAAACCATGGAACTGGGGACGATCCTGCTGGACGCGGCTCAGGAAATCCAGCGATATCCGGAAGGCATCCAAGAGCTGTTCGGAGGTAAAGTCACCCAAGGCAGGAAAATGAGAGGCCGTCACCACGGTTACGGCACTGATTTCGTCGTAAGGAGAGAGATTGGGAAAGACCACGGCCTCGCCTCTACGCAGGCGTCCGCCGGGCACAAGATCCTCGGGGAACCGGGGGGTTACCTTCTCCACGTTCTCCGGACAAAAGGGGCAAAAACCGCCATTTATCAGCGGGCCCCACGCCTCCAGATTGGAAGGAGGAAGCCAGTCCGTCAAGAAATGCGCCACCCGCCCGGTTTCGCCGGTAAGAGGATCGTAACGTACTTCACTCGGGATCTCCACCGAGGAAAAAGCCCGGCGCGGGTCGAGCAACCGGGTGGCGTACACTTCCTTCCGAAACCGGATCATGCCCTTCCCCCTTTGCGGCACGCATTACTCTTACTATTATTTAGGATATATTCCACGGTACGAGAGCAAATCCTGCCAAGGCGGTATCGGGTGGCCGGGTCAGGAGATGGCCCTGCCGCCTCCTGGTCGCTGGGCTCAAAACGCAAGCCGAGAATCGCGACAGCGGCAGGCGCAGAGCACCTGCCCACCAACCGGCCATCTCCCTCAGTTCCGGCCATGGATTGAAAAACGGCAATTCTCGGCGGGTTAGTACCGGCTTACACCGCAAAGGCAAAGGCGCGCCCGGCGCGCAAGACGATCCAGAACCTCATAGCCCGCAAGATACAATCCTACTCCACGAGGTAGAGCTGCCCACGGACCGCGTTCAGGTGAGAAACAGATGCTTTCCTATGGCGCACCTCACCGGGCGAGACCTTATCCACCTGCTGGTGGCCTTGCGGGGATTGTAGAAAAAAAACGCGCCGCCGGTAGGGTCCTCGCCCCGTAGGGCGGTCTCAACCGCCTCTACGGCTTCCGGCTCAGGCGAGGCGATCAGGTCCAGCCGCCCGTTAGCCACGGACTCGAACTGACCGGGCTGATAGATGACTTCTCGGATGCTGTTCGGAAAAC contains these protein-coding regions:
- a CDS encoding cell wall hydrolase, with the protein product MEEAVSYVIVCTGEERQLLARLVEAEAQGEPFEGKLAVAAVVVNRVLAEGFPNSIREVIYQPGQFESVANGRLDLIASPEPEAVEAVETALRGEDPTGGAFFFYNPRKATSRWIRSRPVRCAIGKHLFLT